The following are from one region of the Quercus robur chromosome 1, dhQueRobu3.1, whole genome shotgun sequence genome:
- the LOC126722935 gene encoding superoxide dismutase [Cu-Zn], chloroplastic, with translation MQAALAAMAAQTILLSPSPLSQFPSSLHHPPPFLSSSTFHGSSLKLTRQSLTLSVSAATAPKPLTVVAATKKAVAVLKGTSAVEGVVTLTQEDDGPTTVKVRVTGLTPGPHGFHLHEFGDTTNGCISTGAHFNPKNLTHGAPEDEVRHAGDLGNIIANVDGVAEATIIDKQIPLTGPNAVVGRALVVHELEDDLGKGGHELSLTTGNAGGRLACGVVGLTVPV, from the exons ATGCAAGCCGCACTGGCAGCCATGGCTGCCCAAACCATCCTTCTCTCTCCTTCTCCTCTTTCCCAGTTCCCCTCAAGCCTTCACCACCCACCTCCTTTCCTCAGCTCCTCCACCTTCCATGGCTCCTCCCTTAAGCTCACTCGCCAATCCCTCACCCTCTCTGTCTCCGCCGCCACAGCTCCCAAACCTCTCACCGTCGTCGCCGCCACCAAGAAAGCCGTTGCCGTCCTCAAGGGCACCTCCGCTGTCGAAGGCGTCGTCACGTTGACCCAAGAAGACGATG GTCCCACAACTGTGAAGGTTCGTGTTACTGGGCTTACTCCGGGGCCTCATGGGTTCCACCTA CATGAGTTTGGTGACACAACAAATGGGTGCATCTCTACAG GGGCACATTTCAATCCTAAAAATTTGACACATGGTGCTCCTGAGGATGAAGTCCGTCATGCGGGTGACCTGGGAAACATAATTGCCAATGTCGATG GGGTGGCAGAGGCAACAATTATAGATAAGCAG ATACCATTAACTGGTCCTAATGCAGTTGTTGGGAGAGCCCTCGTGGTTCATGAGCTCGAGGATGACCTTGGAAAGG GTGGACATGAACTAAGTCTGACCACTGGAAACGCAGGTGGAAGATTGGCTTGTG GCGTTGTTGGTTTGACTGTACCAGTGTAA